In Desulfomonile tiedjei DSM 6799, a genomic segment contains:
- a CDS encoding FAD-binding oxidoreductase, with protein MVSPLVSKLRDILGKRKVLDSDAELLCYSFDATPLLYHKPDVVTLVDSEEDIRLVLEFAAQEGLPVTTRGSGTGLSGGSVPVNGGILIVTTSMNRVIEIDAHDMSATVEPGVITANLHALVEAQGLFYPPDPGSMKISTIGGNVAENAGGLRGLKYGVTGDYVLSLDTYFIDGSKIRYGTKCLKDVAGYNLTKFLIGTEGTIGIFSRIVLKLIPKPKTKTTFLALYDDIVDAARTVSAIISRKVIPSTLELMDSVTINCVEDHVNIGLPRDVEALLLIETDGHPEVVREEAEIIREACTANRVRSLRIAANARESEELFTARRNALSALARVKPTTILEDITVPRPVIPEMMVTIRQAAEQYGITIGTFGHAGDGNLHPTCLTDERDKDEIHRVEQAYEVIFEKAIALGGTISGEHGTGISKAKYLPKMVGSKALEVMKRIKHAFDPENRLNPGKIFLPTER; from the coding sequence ATGGTTTCCCCTCTCGTAAGTAAGCTTCGGGATATCCTTGGTAAGCGCAAAGTCCTGGATTCTGATGCAGAGCTCCTCTGCTATTCATTTGATGCAACCCCCCTGCTCTATCACAAACCTGACGTCGTTACGTTGGTCGATTCCGAGGAAGATATTCGACTTGTTCTGGAATTCGCTGCACAGGAAGGATTACCTGTAACCACTCGAGGGAGCGGCACAGGATTGAGTGGCGGATCTGTGCCGGTGAACGGGGGGATACTGATCGTTACGACCTCGATGAATCGCGTTATTGAAATAGATGCTCATGACATGTCTGCAACAGTGGAACCGGGGGTGATCACTGCAAATCTTCACGCGCTTGTGGAAGCTCAAGGTCTCTTCTATCCTCCCGATCCGGGCAGTATGAAGATTTCCACAATCGGCGGAAATGTTGCCGAGAATGCTGGTGGCTTACGGGGACTCAAATACGGAGTCACCGGTGATTACGTCCTGTCGCTCGATACTTACTTTATCGACGGGTCCAAAATCCGGTATGGAACCAAGTGCCTCAAGGACGTTGCCGGGTATAATCTCACCAAATTCTTGATCGGAACCGAGGGGACTATCGGCATATTCTCCAGAATAGTTCTTAAACTGATCCCGAAACCAAAAACAAAGACAACTTTTCTGGCTTTGTATGACGACATTGTGGACGCCGCCCGCACAGTTTCAGCCATTATATCCCGTAAAGTCATTCCTTCCACGCTGGAGCTGATGGATTCCGTAACGATCAACTGCGTGGAGGATCACGTGAACATCGGCCTACCGCGGGACGTTGAAGCGCTCCTCCTCATCGAGACTGACGGGCATCCGGAGGTCGTGCGAGAAGAAGCGGAAATTATCAGAGAAGCGTGTACGGCGAATAGAGTGCGCTCATTGAGGATTGCAGCAAATGCGAGAGAGTCCGAAGAGCTTTTCACGGCCCGCAGGAATGCTCTGAGTGCTCTTGCTCGGGTAAAACCTACAACTATTCTTGAAGATATCACGGTTCCTCGTCCGGTAATTCCTGAGATGATGGTGACCATCAGGCAAGCGGCTGAACAGTACGGCATTACCATTGGCACGTTCGGTCATGCCGGCGACGGCAATCTTCATCCGACATGCCTGACCGACGAGCGAGACAAAGACGAAATCCATCGTGTCGAACAAGCGTACGAGGTCATCTTCGAGAAAGCAATCGCTCTCGGAGGCACTATATCCGGAGAGCACGGCACCGGGATTAGTAAGGCCAAGTACCTTCCCAAAATGGTGGGTTCCAAAGCACTTGAAGTGATGAAACGGATCAAGCATGCATTCGATCCGGAAAACCGGCTCAATCCCGGTAAGATATTCCTCCCCACCGAGAGATAA
- a CDS encoding FadR/GntR family transcriptional regulator, translating to MNAKRKAPAEPVFEPIRLERISHKVASQLKKAIGAGVFRVGDRLPSERELAEQMGVSRPSVREAIQQLEIQGFVDIVHGGGSLVKNIAEQEIQQPMELVLGDDKQRVLELAEIRAYMESLAARKAAENRTEEELKRIRYYLKEMQRDFEKGQIRYEVDFKFHTEITAASHNMIFLHLMSSIYRLMNFSIKVHREQMFLSKDSQKKILDHHMAIFKGIQKKDPEAAEAAMKEHLLFVIEEFRRWSASQ from the coding sequence ATGAATGCTAAACGCAAAGCGCCCGCCGAACCCGTTTTCGAGCCTATTCGCCTGGAACGTATTTCCCACAAGGTAGCAAGTCAACTGAAGAAAGCTATTGGAGCCGGGGTTTTCAGGGTGGGGGATCGTCTTCCCTCCGAACGAGAGTTGGCCGAGCAGATGGGGGTCAGTCGACCGTCCGTTCGGGAGGCCATTCAGCAACTGGAAATACAGGGATTTGTCGACATTGTGCATGGAGGCGGGAGTCTGGTCAAGAATATCGCCGAGCAGGAAATCCAGCAACCGATGGAACTCGTGCTTGGAGATGACAAGCAACGCGTGCTCGAATTGGCGGAAATCAGAGCTTACATGGAGTCATTGGCTGCGAGGAAAGCTGCGGAGAATCGGACCGAAGAAGAACTGAAGCGAATACGGTACTACCTGAAAGAAATGCAACGCGATTTTGAGAAGGGGCAAATTCGGTACGAGGTTGATTTCAAATTTCATACAGAGATAACGGCAGCTTCGCACAATATGATATTCCTCCATCTAATGAGCAGTATTTACCGGCTCATGAATTTCTCGATCAAAGTTCATAGAGAACAGATGTTTCTCAGCAAAGATTCTCAGAAAAAGATTCTCGATCATCATATGGCCATATTCAAAGGTATCCAGAAGAAAGACCCGGAGGCTGCAGAAGCCGCTATGAAGGAGCACCTCCTGTTCGTCATCGAAGAATTTCGAAGATGGTCTGCTTCGCAATAG
- a CDS encoding L-lactate permease, translating to MAWEQVYNPLNNFVLSTLVASIPVVVLLGTLAVFRVRAHWAALMGLAAALTVSISVFGMPARIAFATAIYGAAFGLLPIGWIILHVIFLYQLTKEKGEFTVLQHSLTGITQDSRLQLVLIAFAFGAFFEGVAGFGTPVAVTSAILIGLGFGPLQASGLSLIANTAPVAFAALGIPIITLAAVTDLDVLALSAMAGRQLALFSVLIPFWLVWVFAGFRGMLEVWPAILVAGISFAVPQVLVSNLHGPWLVGIVSSVCSMAVTTIFLLYWHPQHIWGLNGYDSEASARGSHGYSTRQIARAWMPWVILSVLVFVWGLPQVKAFLDGIFSAKISVPGLDGTVVRMPPVVSAPTAEPAVFSFNLLTTTGSAILVAAVISGLLLGYSLRDLLRVYFQTIRSIRFSLLTIAAMLSLGFTTRYSGLDATLGLTFAMTGPFYPFFGTLLGWIGVALTGSDTASNVLFGSLQRISAEQLGLSSNLMASANSTGGVMGKMIDAQSIVVASTATQWYGHEGDILRYVFFHSIVLAVIVGLLVFLMAYVPPFTYLVVK from the coding sequence ATGGCCTGGGAACAGGTGTACAATCCGCTGAACAATTTTGTTCTCTCAACTCTGGTTGCCTCAATCCCCGTGGTAGTGCTTCTCGGAACCTTGGCCGTCTTTCGAGTGAGGGCACATTGGGCGGCTCTCATGGGGCTTGCCGCAGCTCTGACCGTATCCATCTCCGTTTTTGGAATGCCTGCGAGAATTGCTTTTGCGACAGCCATTTACGGGGCAGCTTTTGGACTTCTGCCCATCGGCTGGATCATTCTTCACGTGATCTTCCTCTATCAGCTTACAAAAGAAAAAGGTGAGTTCACGGTCCTGCAGCACAGTTTGACCGGAATCACTCAGGACAGCAGGCTGCAGCTCGTACTTATCGCTTTTGCTTTCGGAGCGTTCTTTGAAGGCGTTGCAGGTTTCGGGACGCCCGTAGCAGTCACTTCTGCAATTCTCATCGGACTCGGTTTCGGACCGCTGCAAGCCTCCGGGTTGTCGCTTATTGCCAATACAGCCCCTGTGGCTTTCGCTGCACTGGGGATTCCCATTATCACACTGGCAGCGGTGACCGATCTGGATGTATTGGCTCTGAGCGCAATGGCAGGTAGACAGCTTGCACTATTTTCAGTTCTGATCCCGTTCTGGCTGGTATGGGTGTTTGCCGGTTTTCGAGGAATGTTAGAAGTCTGGCCGGCTATTCTTGTCGCAGGGATTTCCTTTGCTGTTCCACAGGTGCTGGTTTCCAACCTCCATGGGCCCTGGCTCGTGGGAATCGTTTCTTCTGTCTGTTCTATGGCGGTGACGACCATATTTCTGCTGTATTGGCATCCCCAGCACATCTGGGGATTGAACGGCTATGATTCCGAAGCTTCCGCACGAGGATCTCACGGATACTCTACCAGACAGATAGCAAGGGCGTGGATGCCATGGGTAATCCTGAGTGTTCTGGTCTTCGTCTGGGGACTTCCTCAGGTGAAAGCTTTCCTGGATGGAATCTTCTCGGCGAAGATATCGGTGCCCGGCCTGGACGGAACGGTCGTACGGATGCCTCCTGTGGTGTCTGCTCCAACTGCCGAGCCGGCCGTGTTCTCTTTTAACCTGCTAACCACTACAGGATCGGCAATTCTGGTGGCCGCAGTAATATCGGGACTTCTCTTGGGATACTCTTTGCGAGATCTTCTCAGAGTATATTTCCAGACCATCAGATCAATTCGTTTTTCGTTACTTACGATAGCCGCCATGCTTTCACTGGGCTTTACCACTCGTTATTCAGGACTGGATGCGACTTTGGGGCTTACCTTTGCCATGACCGGACCATTCTACCCTTTTTTCGGAACGCTCCTCGGCTGGATCGGTGTCGCTCTGACAGGTTCGGACACAGCTTCCAACGTCCTCTTTGGAAGTCTGCAACGCATATCTGCAGAGCAACTCGGCCTCAGCTCGAATCTCATGGCTTCTGCCAACAGTACCGGTGGAGTTATGGGAAAAATGATTGACGCTCAAAGTATTGTCGTGGCCAGCACTGCAACCCAATGGTACGGCCATGAAGGAGATATCCTGCGATATGTCTTTTTTCACAGCATTGTCTTGGCGGTAATCGTAGGGTTGCTGGTCTTCCTCATGGCGTATGTGCCTCCCTTTACGTACCTGGTGGTTAAGTGA
- a CDS encoding HD-GYP domain-containing protein: MDSASAVKILIVDDEPHICELLSRWISAEGYHCTLVHDGEAAIRELQKEAYALVVSDIMMPGMSGLDLLTIAHKLFPDSAFVMVTAVDDRKTAILTLELGAYGYVIKPFDRNEILINVAGALERRRLQILSREYERSLELQVEKRTKEVRDREEEIILRLISATGYRDDETGAHVKRIGLYAAEMATAFGWSRLQIEELRLAAPMHDVGKIGIPDSILRKPGGLDPEEFEIMKTHTEIGAKILHDSNVPLIRMAQEIAYCHHERWDGSGYPRGLSGEEIPQSAAIVAVVDVYDALTHDRVYRPALSEEKALNIMMGANTGHFGKEIFDCFLSLLPILREIRETVKDEVIHDRISSV; this comes from the coding sequence ATGGATAGTGCATCAGCAGTCAAGATCTTAATTGTGGATGATGAGCCGCATATCTGCGAACTCCTATCGCGTTGGATATCTGCTGAAGGTTATCACTGCACTTTGGTCCACGATGGTGAAGCTGCAATAAGAGAGCTCCAAAAAGAGGCTTACGCATTGGTCGTAAGTGACATCATGATGCCTGGAATGTCAGGATTAGATCTGCTGACGATTGCCCACAAACTGTTTCCGGATTCCGCTTTCGTCATGGTGACGGCTGTTGACGATCGAAAGACAGCCATCCTGACGCTGGAACTCGGAGCCTACGGGTATGTTATCAAGCCCTTCGATCGCAACGAAATATTGATAAATGTTGCAGGAGCTTTGGAAAGACGGAGGCTCCAGATTCTAAGCCGAGAGTACGAGCGCAGCCTTGAATTACAGGTGGAGAAACGGACGAAAGAAGTGCGAGACAGAGAGGAAGAGATCATCCTCCGTCTGATTTCTGCGACGGGATATCGTGATGATGAAACTGGCGCTCATGTGAAAAGGATCGGGCTCTATGCAGCGGAAATGGCCACAGCGTTCGGATGGAGTCGTCTCCAAATAGAAGAATTGAGGCTTGCAGCCCCCATGCATGACGTTGGAAAAATAGGCATTCCTGACAGCATTCTCCGGAAACCGGGAGGATTGGATCCTGAAGAATTCGAAATCATGAAGACACACACGGAAATTGGAGCCAAAATACTTCACGATTCCAACGTCCCACTTATCAGGATGGCGCAAGAAATTGCTTATTGCCATCATGAGCGATGGGACGGTTCGGGGTATCCCAGAGGACTATCCGGAGAGGAAATTCCGCAATCAGCCGCAATAGTTGCAGTTGTTGACGTCTATGACGCTCTGACTCACGACAGAGTCTACCGACCGGCACTTTCGGAAGAAAAAGCATTGAACATAATGATGGGCGCAAATACCGGACACTTTGGCAAAGAGATCTTTGACTGCTTCTTGAGTCTTCTGCCAATTCTTCGCGAAATCAGAGAGACCGTGAAAGATGAAGTCATTCATGATCGAATATCTTCCGTGTAG
- a CDS encoding PAS domain-containing protein, giving the protein MTSQTFYSFDTLEECPQNLGLRDEPTCSIDLKNLFSPEFTSSGLFDLRSIGSTALGKLLEAIPIPIMLIDKWFFVVYANGALNSISSNCENLQGSRFIDALPVPDDPDKALVLKEKTTALLEKVLADRKPVHTEAILKIGDKRIWARLHLRSVRFSADRHIMAIIQDITSDRTQNYTFQKGQKRLRKELAEYKARINRLQKQLAETTANLQTERERHEMTKQQVLLENFAAAKH; this is encoded by the coding sequence ATGACATCTCAAACATTTTACAGCTTCGATACGCTGGAGGAATGCCCTCAAAACTTGGGACTTCGAGATGAACCAACGTGCTCCATCGATCTGAAGAATCTGTTTTCTCCGGAATTCACTTCTTCCGGACTCTTCGATCTCAGGAGTATTGGCAGCACCGCTCTCGGAAAATTGCTCGAGGCGATTCCTATCCCCATCATGCTCATAGACAAATGGTTCTTCGTTGTTTATGCGAATGGCGCACTGAATTCTATCAGTTCTAATTGCGAGAACCTACAAGGTTCACGGTTCATTGATGCGTTGCCTGTTCCCGACGATCCGGACAAAGCTCTCGTTCTCAAGGAAAAGACCACAGCGCTCCTGGAAAAGGTTCTTGCAGATAGAAAACCCGTGCACACGGAAGCAATCCTCAAGATCGGGGACAAAAGAATATGGGCGCGGCTGCATTTGCGATCTGTTCGGTTTTCCGCGGATCGCCACATAATGGCTATAATTCAGGACATCACTTCCGACAGAACCCAAAACTATACGTTTCAGAAAGGTCAAAAACGCCTGAGGAAAGAACTCGCTGAGTACAAGGCGAGAATTAACCGTTTGCAGAAACAATTGGCTGAGACTACCGCTAACCTACAGACTGAGAGAGAGCGACACGAGATGACGAAACAGCAAGTACTCTTGGAAAACTTTGCAGCGGCAAAGCATTAG
- a CDS encoding substrate-binding domain-containing protein, whose amino-acid sequence MKRLLVAIVVFAIASVTGANAQEVSIMSDLTKHLVQALPKDVINRLKKELMEEVAKQMVADVKKELTSGKQPIELAELLAQTGKPEISHQNFDTVHAMTVLGKQMLTQRPADPAVHRPAQNASDTAAADQLARGELVSIVTNPKNPVRVLTVDQLRKVFSGEYTNWSQVGGPDMEIKVFTWQESTGKIEDMLKATLTPKAARVRYVSLIIPYVDRVKGGVGFLPTQNMEQLNFLLGHESLRKIAVKNDENSQPVMPSRFTLADGSYPMVPNRTTNSNSGVIPAISQDQKPVMLTTR is encoded by the coding sequence ATGAAAAGACTTCTTGTAGCAATAGTGGTTTTCGCGATTGCGTCAGTCACAGGAGCAAATGCCCAGGAGGTTTCCATAATGAGCGATTTGACAAAGCACCTGGTCCAGGCTCTTCCCAAAGACGTGATCAATCGCCTCAAGAAAGAACTCATGGAAGAAGTCGCGAAGCAAATGGTAGCAGATGTGAAGAAAGAACTGACCTCAGGAAAACAGCCCATTGAACTTGCGGAGCTTCTTGCTCAGACCGGCAAGCCGGAAATTTCGCACCAAAATTTCGATACCGTACACGCCATGACTGTTCTGGGGAAACAGATGTTGACACAGCGTCCAGCCGATCCGGCAGTACATCGTCCGGCACAAAATGCCTCCGACACGGCTGCAGCAGATCAACTGGCCCGGGGTGAACTGGTGTCCATTGTGACGAATCCGAAAAATCCCGTGCGTGTTCTGACCGTCGATCAACTGAGAAAGGTGTTTTCGGGAGAATATACCAACTGGAGTCAAGTCGGCGGGCCGGACATGGAGATCAAAGTGTTCACGTGGCAGGAAAGCACCGGAAAAATAGAAGACATGCTCAAGGCTACCTTGACTCCCAAAGCTGCTCGAGTTCGTTATGTCAGCCTCATCATTCCCTATGTAGATCGAGTAAAGGGTGGCGTCGGTTTTCTCCCGACCCAGAACATGGAACAGTTGAACTTTTTGTTGGGGCATGAATCGCTCCGGAAGATTGCGGTGAAGAACGATGAAAACTCGCAACCCGTAATGCCCAGCAGATTCACCCTGGCAGACGGCTCTTACCCAATGGTTCCCAACAGAACGACGAATTCGAATTCGGGCGTAATTCCGGCGATCTCTCAAGATCAAAAACCGGTGATGCTGACTACCCGGTAA
- a CDS encoding sigma-54-dependent transcriptional regulator, whose translation MGRQKERILIVDDEEDICDLIFRLLEKEGFSPIVAHNGFTALEMIRLGMPDLMITDVRMPGMSGMELLKQARSLDTNLPVIMITAWGGIDGAVEAVKLGAFDYVEKPFNFQDFLSKIRKALEDRRPSLAKRTFCDENQNAAILRLQEMMGPSDAVTKIVGEIALVAPSNFSVIIQGETGTGKELVARAIHDASQRAQAQMVPVDCGAIPETLFESELFGYEKGAFTGANAAKPGKFELAAGGTLFLDEIRNMPLGSQIKLLRAIQEKSFFRVGGKKPVTVDVRILIATNEDLNIGVRNGSFCRDLFYRLSEFTITIPPLRGRKEDILHIANRILEATNIELGKQVKGFSPSASDTVVNHAWPGNVRELRSAVRRAVLQARDFIDPDHLGLEDTLTDGCENNSDSMESILETGLSFKELVRRSTTEIERRILEEALRKTGGNKAKAARLLQIDYTTIHAKIKQYRINTEDN comes from the coding sequence ATGGGTCGTCAAAAAGAAAGAATTCTGATCGTTGACGATGAAGAAGACATTTGCGATCTTATTTTTCGGCTACTTGAAAAGGAAGGATTCTCGCCGATAGTTGCACATAACGGATTTACCGCGCTCGAGATGATACGGCTCGGCATGCCGGATCTGATGATCACCGATGTGAGGATGCCGGGCATGTCCGGTATGGAACTGCTGAAGCAAGCGCGTTCCCTGGACACGAATCTGCCGGTGATCATGATAACCGCATGGGGAGGGATTGACGGAGCAGTCGAAGCAGTCAAGCTGGGCGCATTCGATTATGTTGAAAAGCCTTTTAATTTCCAGGACTTTCTTTCAAAAATCAGGAAAGCCTTGGAGGACAGAAGACCCAGTCTCGCCAAACGGACCTTTTGTGATGAAAACCAGAATGCTGCGATTTTGAGATTGCAGGAAATGATGGGGCCGAGTGATGCGGTGACCAAAATCGTCGGGGAAATAGCCCTGGTAGCCCCATCCAATTTCTCGGTCATCATCCAAGGAGAAACCGGTACCGGTAAAGAATTGGTAGCCCGCGCTATTCACGATGCAAGTCAAAGGGCTCAAGCCCAGATGGTCCCGGTCGATTGCGGTGCCATTCCTGAGACTCTCTTCGAGAGCGAATTATTTGGCTATGAAAAAGGAGCTTTTACGGGAGCGAATGCTGCAAAGCCGGGAAAATTCGAATTGGCGGCAGGAGGCACGCTTTTCCTGGATGAAATCAGAAATATGCCCCTCGGATCTCAAATCAAGCTGCTTCGAGCCATACAGGAAAAGAGCTTTTTTCGGGTTGGAGGCAAGAAGCCGGTAACAGTAGATGTACGAATTTTGATAGCAACGAATGAAGATCTGAACATAGGGGTACGGAATGGTTCATTCTGTCGCGATCTGTTCTATAGATTGAGTGAGTTCACTATTACTATCCCTCCGCTTCGCGGGCGCAAAGAAGACATTTTGCATATCGCAAATCGTATACTTGAAGCCACTAATATTGAATTAGGCAAGCAAGTCAAAGGGTTTTCTCCATCAGCATCTGATACGGTCGTGAACCACGCCTGGCCCGGGAACGTTCGGGAATTGAGATCTGCGGTCCGTCGAGCGGTTCTGCAAGCCAGGGATTTCATCGATCCGGACCACCTCGGTCTTGAAGACACTCTCACGGATGGGTGCGAAAACAACTCCGATTCTATGGAATCCATCCTGGAGACAGGGCTCTCGTTCAAGGAGCTCGTGCGCCGCAGCACTACTGAAATAGAAAGGCGCATTCTGGAGGAAGCCCTACGAAAAACGGGCGGAAACAAAGCCAAAGCAGCGCGTCTCCTGCAAATAGATTACACAACGATTCATGCCAAGATAAAACAATACCGCATCAACACAGAAGATAACTGA
- a CDS encoding SGNH/GDSL hydrolase family protein, protein MESKEVPGISTDVMTGTGWFRRLVRSLPNYYSTLALIFFNCLLLFVIINLIADAALEMHSQKKKADAQKGTPWSYRRFHDSLTRVYPGLTNDQISKLMVETRHLRQEYESYTEFRESPCNGEYVNVDVKGYRPIKNQGPWPPTTDKFTIFVFGGSTAFGYGVADDMTVASRMQDLLASEYGIAANVYNLGRGSYFSVQERVLFEKLLLAGYVPDMAIFIDGLNDLTLYDGVPARTRNLRAFMDEGEIPLITKVIKGLPLMKATKIAMSSHDTGDVKIQDLFKIASPSDRSSIMQGVAKRYFSNIKLTEAIAAGYRVTPVFVWQPVPVYAYDRKYCIFGEFDYEGQLPALKPGYDFMARTFAEHPPNKNVIWAADIQQNLKMPLYVDAVHYSPEMTTILAKFILDTVMSRGLYEESLNRRQNRIDKSHSFEKQFQAGPAQE, encoded by the coding sequence ATGGAATCAAAAGAAGTCCCGGGAATTTCTACAGACGTGATGACTGGAACGGGCTGGTTCCGTAGGCTGGTGAGATCTCTACCCAATTATTACAGCACCTTGGCATTGATATTTTTCAATTGTCTGTTATTATTTGTAATTATCAATCTGATTGCAGATGCTGCACTCGAAATGCACTCGCAAAAAAAGAAAGCGGATGCACAAAAGGGAACCCCGTGGTCGTACAGAAGGTTTCACGATTCGTTGACCCGAGTGTATCCGGGTCTTACGAACGACCAAATATCGAAACTAATGGTTGAAACTCGACATCTCAGACAGGAGTACGAATCGTATACCGAATTCAGAGAGAGTCCCTGTAATGGAGAATACGTCAACGTAGATGTCAAAGGTTACCGACCCATAAAGAATCAGGGACCCTGGCCCCCGACTACCGACAAGTTCACCATTTTCGTCTTTGGCGGCTCTACAGCCTTCGGATACGGCGTTGCCGATGATATGACCGTGGCATCACGCATGCAAGATCTGCTTGCATCCGAGTACGGAATCGCTGCAAACGTGTACAATCTCGGCCGTGGCAGCTATTTTTCCGTTCAGGAACGCGTGCTCTTCGAAAAACTGCTCCTTGCCGGATACGTGCCGGATATGGCGATCTTTATCGATGGGCTGAACGACCTGACACTTTACGACGGTGTGCCGGCTCGTACGCGAAACCTGAGGGCATTCATGGATGAAGGAGAAATACCTTTAATAACGAAAGTTATCAAAGGACTTCCACTCATGAAGGCCACCAAGATCGCAATGTCGTCACACGATACCGGGGATGTAAAGATCCAGGATCTGTTCAAAATAGCTTCTCCTTCGGATCGATCCAGCATAATGCAAGGTGTGGCAAAACGCTACTTCTCGAACATCAAGCTTACGGAGGCAATAGCAGCGGGTTACCGCGTGACTCCGGTTTTTGTCTGGCAACCGGTGCCTGTCTATGCATATGATCGTAAATACTGTATCTTCGGTGAATTCGATTACGAAGGGCAACTTCCAGCCTTGAAGCCCGGATACGATTTTATGGCGCGGACGTTTGCAGAGCATCCTCCAAACAAGAATGTGATCTGGGCCGCGGACATTCAACAGAATCTGAAAATGCCTCTGTATGTCGATGCAGTTCACTACAGTCCGGAAATGACCACCATTCTGGCCAAATTCATTCTCGACACTGTCATGAGTCGCGGTCTTTATGAGGAATCCCTGAATCGCCGACAGAACCGCATCGATAAGAGTCACTCTTTCGAGAAGCAATTCCAAGCGGGCCCCGCGCAGGAATGA